In one window of Desulforhabdus amnigena DNA:
- a CDS encoding helix-turn-helix transcriptional regulator, giving the protein MPEKIDIYRSYGQKLISLFAKLLFSGESYSLTELSKLFSCSKQTILRLIDDMRKSYGVEVEEVMNGNRKHFRIRRPGGAPPPLSMTDMEMSTLFMCRAFAEHLLGRSLFEESTRALVKSQALLPGEKAASLDHFASFKPGSIDYTPHQASMRTLIEAMEKKRICKITYKSTMAASPKTFYIKPLKIFSHRDTIYLHARLARKPSSPYTKPDYDPLLAIHRIVEVEPTDRQFEYPNDYDFEEVFNKNFGIIKDDAFEVEVEFRGFAARYVAERMWSPNQQIRPVDDEKIVLTFDATSVPEVISWLLSFGEEARLMRPDWLVEKVKEKIEMLSGAYFSS; this is encoded by the coding sequence ATGCCTGAAAAAATCGATATTTACAGGAGTTACGGCCAAAAACTCATCAGCCTCTTTGCAAAGCTCTTGTTTTCGGGGGAGAGCTACTCCCTGACCGAGCTCTCAAAGCTTTTCTCCTGTTCTAAGCAGACGATCCTGCGGCTGATAGACGACATGCGGAAATCTTACGGCGTGGAGGTAGAAGAAGTCATGAACGGCAACCGGAAGCACTTTCGGATCAGACGGCCGGGCGGAGCACCTCCCCCCCTGAGCATGACGGACATGGAGATGAGCACCCTTTTCATGTGCCGGGCATTTGCCGAGCACCTGCTGGGCCGGAGCCTCTTTGAAGAGAGCACCCGTGCCCTGGTAAAAAGCCAGGCTCTGCTTCCCGGGGAGAAAGCCGCCTCATTGGATCATTTTGCATCCTTCAAGCCCGGCAGCATCGACTACACGCCCCATCAGGCCTCCATGCGCACGCTCATCGAGGCCATGGAGAAGAAAAGGATCTGCAAAATCACGTATAAATCGACGATGGCTGCGTCCCCCAAAACGTTTTACATCAAACCCCTCAAGATCTTTTCCCACCGGGATACCATCTACCTGCACGCCCGGCTGGCCAGAAAACCATCCAGCCCTTACACCAAGCCAGATTACGATCCCTTGCTGGCGATTCACCGCATCGTGGAAGTCGAGCCAACCGACAGGCAGTTCGAATATCCCAACGATTACGATTTCGAAGAGGTCTTCAACAAAAACTTCGGCATCATCAAGGATGATGCATTTGAAGTCGAGGTGGAATTCAGGGGCTTCGCCGCGCGCTACGTTGCGGAGAGGATGTGGAGCCCCAACCAGCAGATCAGGCCTGTCGACGATGAAAAGATCGTCCTGACCTTTGACGCCACCTCGGTGCCGGAGGTCATCTCCTGGCTGCTTTCTTTCGGCGAGGAGGCAAGACTGATGAGGCCGGATTGGCTTGTGGAGAAGGTAAAGGAGAAAATAGAAATGCTTTCAGGCGCTTATTTTAGTTCTTGA
- a CDS encoding glycogen synthase translates to MPKKKKKLRIAIAAWEIGRVESGLGVKMGGLGVIIEELPPALVKAAARQGIDLEIEILSPCFAHYDKKLLEKSHPPVPVSILGTTFDFDIYTHVFPDGQKVVYFWDDWQLGWTNSTAIYPDDPQMALRLYASVSQAMAGYIRREKFDTIHLHDYHVGLIPFYLGDEYLRDVPFHFTIHNATYQGIIPLVGGGYASLDRINLPGEKLFHKYFDFFDNLNLMKACMLKVHQAGGRITTVSGDAAGTWGYAAELRQNHTDLWKKAYSQKGSPPGEVFVPNRHLDLFEKIPIAGITNGMSDRNRSDSLPELKAEYLRAVQSKRGPENPIFRNAVTQKEMLARDHHFDPGSLDVKAELKRLLHLEAFGCEPSGDPILLTAVGRLVEQKHLGLVATIVERTLAYDDQAKFVVLASATPGDPKGLADESEFMRLAAWYPDRVYFNNSFNGPLSKLILAGGDFCLIPSRFEPCGLVDYEASLVGNIVIARATGGLTKVKHCGYLYEWLDISDPMGEAIAFFGEIKTAMDNYRNHPAWHRELITRAMTIDYSWDSSAAQYINMYRYGFLFKDWRAQRLEFIDRFIESLKEGKDLFAEFFAPGHKEYADTFDWELRIALDAAKAPKDRPHGKVP, encoded by the coding sequence ATGCCAAAGAAAAAGAAGAAACTGCGAATTGCCATAGCAGCCTGGGAAATTGGGCGGGTCGAATCGGGACTGGGAGTCAAAATGGGCGGCCTTGGGGTCATCATAGAAGAACTGCCCCCGGCATTGGTAAAGGCCGCCGCCAGGCAGGGAATCGACCTGGAAATCGAAATCCTCTCTCCCTGCTTTGCCCATTACGACAAGAAGCTGTTGGAAAAATCCCATCCACCTGTGCCGGTTTCAATTCTGGGAACAACCTTCGACTTCGATATCTACACCCATGTCTTCCCGGATGGGCAGAAAGTTGTCTATTTCTGGGATGACTGGCAGCTGGGTTGGACCAACTCAACCGCCATCTACCCCGACGATCCGCAGATGGCCCTGCGCCTTTATGCATCCGTAAGCCAGGCCATGGCGGGTTACATCCGGAGGGAAAAATTCGATACCATACACCTGCATGATTATCACGTGGGGCTGATTCCCTTTTACCTCGGAGATGAATACTTGCGGGATGTTCCCTTTCATTTCACCATACACAACGCCACCTATCAGGGCATCATTCCCCTCGTGGGAGGAGGCTACGCATCACTGGACCGGATCAATCTTCCCGGTGAAAAGCTTTTTCACAAGTATTTCGACTTCTTCGACAACCTCAACCTCATGAAGGCCTGCATGCTGAAAGTGCATCAGGCAGGAGGCAGGATCACTACGGTGAGCGGAGATGCGGCCGGCACATGGGGATACGCCGCCGAACTGCGGCAAAACCACACCGATCTCTGGAAAAAGGCTTATTCACAAAAGGGAAGCCCTCCGGGAGAAGTGTTTGTCCCCAATCGTCATCTCGATCTTTTCGAAAAAATTCCCATCGCCGGCATCACCAACGGCATGAGCGACAGGAACCGTTCCGACTCTCTTCCAGAATTGAAGGCTGAATATTTGCGGGCGGTACAGTCAAAACGTGGTCCGGAGAACCCAATTTTCAGGAATGCCGTTACCCAAAAGGAAATGCTGGCGCGCGACCACCACTTTGATCCGGGCAGCCTGGATGTAAAAGCCGAACTGAAGCGGCTGCTCCACCTCGAAGCATTCGGCTGTGAACCGTCTGGCGATCCGATCCTCCTTACGGCCGTGGGCCGCCTGGTGGAGCAGAAACACCTGGGCCTCGTGGCCACCATCGTTGAACGGACTCTGGCTTATGACGACCAGGCCAAATTTGTGGTTCTCGCATCGGCCACCCCGGGAGATCCCAAGGGGCTGGCGGATGAATCCGAGTTCATGCGTCTGGCGGCATGGTACCCGGACCGGGTCTATTTCAACAACAGCTTCAATGGCCCCCTCTCCAAGCTCATTCTGGCAGGCGGCGATTTCTGTCTCATTCCGTCCCGCTTTGAACCCTGCGGGCTGGTGGATTATGAAGCAAGTCTTGTCGGCAATATTGTCATAGCAAGGGCCACGGGCGGCTTGACCAAAGTGAAACATTGCGGCTATCTGTACGAATGGCTTGACATATCCGATCCAATGGGAGAAGCCATCGCCTTCTTCGGCGAGATCAAAACCGCCATGGACAATTACCGGAATCATCCCGCATGGCACAGGGAACTCATCACTAGGGCCATGACCATTGACTACAGTTGGGACAGTTCCGCCGCTCAGTATATAAACATGTACCGGTACGGATTTCTCTTCAAAGACTGGCGGGCACAACGACTGGAGTTCATCGATAGATTCATCGAATCCCTCAAAGAGGGAAAGGATCTCTTTGCCGAGTTTTTCGCTCCAGGGCACAAGGAATATGCGGATACATTTGACTGGGAACTGAGAATCGCCCTGGATGCCGCCAAAGCCCCCAAAGACCGGCCCCATGGGAAAGTCCCGTAG
- a CDS encoding YihY/virulence factor BrkB family protein — protein MRSRFPLHSKFKEGLEFWTTGIWRMETGNLPFFKRIFIEGLKILNLTLQGLFKESIHLRAASLTFYSLLSIVPLLAMIFGVAKGFGLEKVMERALLTRVHGQEEVFTLMIGFARNLLQSTQGSVIAGVGVIVLFWSVIQIFGSIEKSFNEIWEIDKERPLLRKATDYLSLSLLCAILGTISSAATVMITSGAQSLVSRVKMLETVSPAIFLALNFLPVTALWVLFTLIYAAIPNTQVKPVPAILAGVVAGTAFQLFQQLYIEFQIGVAKYNAIYGSFAALPLFLVWLQVSWLIVLVGARLSFAAQHVDRFQHQWRAGPLSPRFERLLALLVSVLVVKRFCSAEGALAAKEIATRLKIPVPVVEGLLNKLVDCGVLSLVGWGTEEEHRYQPAVDPARLTITFVISRLDELGFEDLPVVGTEGYSELCRLTEQLLEPLASSPANVLLKNIYA, from the coding sequence ATGAGGAGTCGTTTTCCTTTGCATTCAAAATTCAAGGAGGGGCTGGAGTTCTGGACCACGGGGATTTGGCGAATGGAAACCGGGAATTTGCCCTTCTTCAAAAGGATCTTCATCGAGGGATTGAAAATCCTGAACTTGACCCTGCAGGGACTGTTCAAGGAAAGTATCCACCTCCGCGCCGCAAGCCTCACCTTCTACTCGCTTCTTTCCATTGTCCCGCTACTGGCCATGATTTTCGGGGTGGCTAAAGGATTCGGTCTGGAAAAAGTAATGGAAAGAGCACTCCTGACAAGGGTCCATGGCCAGGAGGAAGTCTTCACTCTGATGATCGGGTTTGCCCGCAACCTTTTGCAAAGCACCCAGGGAAGCGTCATCGCTGGGGTAGGGGTAATCGTCCTTTTCTGGTCGGTCATACAGATCTTCGGGAGCATCGAAAAGAGCTTCAATGAAATCTGGGAGATCGACAAAGAGAGGCCCCTTTTGCGAAAAGCTACCGACTACCTGTCTCTCTCTCTCCTGTGCGCCATACTGGGTACCATATCGAGCGCCGCCACGGTCATGATCACCAGTGGGGCCCAATCCCTCGTGAGCCGGGTCAAGATGCTGGAAACCGTGAGTCCGGCTATCTTCCTGGCTCTCAACTTCCTGCCGGTTACGGCGCTTTGGGTCCTCTTCACCCTCATTTACGCCGCCATTCCCAACACGCAGGTTAAGCCCGTCCCGGCCATCCTTGCCGGAGTCGTTGCAGGAACGGCTTTCCAGCTCTTTCAGCAGCTCTATATCGAGTTCCAGATCGGCGTGGCCAAGTACAACGCCATCTACGGCAGCTTCGCCGCCCTGCCCCTGTTTCTGGTCTGGCTGCAGGTCAGTTGGCTCATCGTCCTCGTGGGGGCCCGCCTCTCCTTTGCCGCTCAGCACGTCGACCGCTTTCAGCACCAATGGCGAGCCGGTCCCCTGAGCCCGAGGTTTGAAAGGCTCCTCGCTCTTCTCGTATCGGTCCTTGTGGTGAAGCGTTTCTGTTCTGCGGAGGGTGCATTGGCGGCCAAAGAGATCGCCACCCGGCTGAAAATACCCGTTCCCGTGGTGGAAGGGCTCCTGAATAAACTCGTTGACTGCGGAGTGTTATCCCTGGTGGGATGGGGCACCGAAGAAGAACATCGCTACCAACCGGCGGTCGATCCCGCCAGACTGACCATCACCTTCGTCATTTCCCGCCTGGATGAACTCGGTTTCGAAGATCTCCCCGTCGTCGGCACCGAGGGCTATTCCGAATTGTGCCGCTTGACAGAGCAGCTGCTGGAACCCCTGGCGTCATCTCCGGCAAACGTTCTTCTAAAGAATATCTATGCTTGA
- a CDS encoding amidohydrolase, with product MIADLILLNGRITTLSKDTPQASALAIKDGRILKVGTDAEVMAVKGKTTQVIDVNDRTVIPGLNDSHIHVIREGLNYNMELRWDGVPSLADALAMLHDQARRTPPPQWVRVIGGWSEFQFSERRMPTLREINEAAPETPVFVLHLYDRAFLNGAALRALGYTRDTPDFPGGEIQRDRKGNPTGLLVARPNALLLYASLAKGPKLSYDDQLNSSRHFMRELNRFGVTSVIDAGGGFQNYPDDYAVIKELARRDELTVRFSYNLFTQRPKEEFGDFNKWVSMTHPGEGDDFFRVNGAGEMLVFSGADFEDFLEPRPDLPPTMEEDLESVVRLLVENKWPFRLHATYDQSISRFLNVFEKINREAPFDGLRWFLDHAETISEPNMERVMALGGGIAIQNRMAYQGEHFIERYGAKAAEHTPPVARMLEMGISVGAGTDATRVASYNPWLSLYWLVTGRTAGGTRLYPASNLLDRTAALRLYTIGSAWFSGEETKKGAIEEGKLADLSVLTEDYFSIAEERIKHLESVLTILNGKVVYGSEEFAHLAPPPLPVSPDWSPVKVYRGYHRAGREYEHAA from the coding sequence ATGATAGCAGATCTAATTCTCCTGAATGGTCGTATTACCACACTCAGCAAAGATACCCCGCAGGCTTCCGCCCTTGCAATAAAAGATGGACGTATTCTGAAGGTTGGGACGGATGCCGAGGTGATGGCCGTAAAGGGGAAAACCACTCAAGTTATTGATGTTAATGATCGAACAGTGATTCCCGGTTTGAATGATTCTCACATCCACGTGATCCGCGAAGGGCTGAACTACAATATGGAGCTGCGTTGGGACGGCGTTCCCTCTTTGGCGGACGCCCTGGCGATGCTCCACGACCAGGCCCGGCGTACTCCGCCGCCTCAGTGGGTGCGGGTCATCGGGGGATGGTCGGAGTTTCAATTCTCGGAAAGACGCATGCCTACTTTGAGAGAAATCAATGAGGCAGCCCCCGAAACGCCGGTTTTTGTCCTTCATCTTTATGACAGGGCTTTTCTCAACGGTGCGGCCCTGCGTGCCCTCGGCTATACTCGGGATACTCCCGACTTCCCCGGCGGCGAAATCCAGCGGGACCGCAAGGGCAACCCCACGGGACTCCTTGTTGCCCGTCCCAATGCCCTGCTTCTGTACGCAAGCCTCGCAAAGGGTCCGAAACTCTCTTACGACGATCAGCTCAATTCCTCTCGTCATTTCATGCGCGAGCTCAATCGCTTTGGGGTCACCAGCGTGATCGACGCGGGCGGCGGCTTTCAAAACTACCCTGACGACTATGCTGTCATCAAGGAGCTGGCCCGAAGGGATGAACTCACGGTTCGATTTTCCTACAACCTGTTTACTCAACGACCGAAAGAGGAGTTCGGCGATTTCAACAAATGGGTCTCTATGACTCATCCGGGCGAGGGGGACGACTTTTTTCGTGTGAACGGAGCGGGCGAGATGCTCGTTTTTTCAGGTGCTGATTTCGAGGATTTTCTGGAACCTCGACCCGACCTTCCGCCCACTATGGAAGAGGATCTCGAATCAGTGGTGCGTCTGTTGGTGGAAAACAAGTGGCCGTTTAGACTCCATGCAACTTATGACCAATCAATCAGTCGCTTCTTAAATGTCTTTGAGAAAATCAACCGGGAAGCCCCTTTCGATGGCTTGCGCTGGTTTCTTGATCACGCTGAAACCATAAGCGAACCCAACATGGAACGAGTGATGGCACTCGGGGGTGGGATTGCCATTCAAAACCGTATGGCCTACCAGGGGGAGCACTTCATTGAGCGTTACGGAGCGAAGGCAGCGGAGCACACGCCTCCCGTTGCACGGATGCTGGAGATGGGAATTTCGGTCGGTGCGGGAACAGATGCGACAAGGGTTGCAAGCTATAATCCATGGCTCAGTCTTTATTGGCTTGTAACCGGCCGTACTGCCGGGGGCACCAGGCTGTATCCTGCATCCAACCTCCTTGACCGTACCGCAGCGCTCCGCCTTTACACCATTGGAAGTGCATGGTTTTCCGGGGAAGAAACGAAGAAAGGGGCGATTGAGGAAGGTAAATTGGCCGACCTTTCTGTGCTCACAGAAGACTATTTCTCCATTGCCGAAGAGCGGATCAAACATTTGGAATCGGTTCTGACGATACTGAATGGCAAGGTTGTTTACGGATCGGAGGAATTCGCTCACCTTGCGCCGCCTCCGCTCCCGGTGAGTCCTGATTGGTCGCCCGTGAAAGTCTATAGAGGCTATCACCGAGCTGGCAGAGAATATGAACATGCCGCTTGA
- a CDS encoding hydrolase — MKSSENGGASFRLLTPENSVLLLIDHQPQMAFATRSIDGQTLVNNVTGLAKSAKLFNVPTILTTIAAESFSGPLFAPLQAVFPNIKPIDRTTMNAWEDKRVVDAVARTGRKKLVMAALWTEVCLATAALSAKDDDLEVYIVIDASGGVTTEAHEAAVKRMIQAGIVPLTWLQVLLEWQRDWARTKTYDAVLAVAREHGGAYGVGIDYAKAMLGEHAGEAKKAA; from the coding sequence ATGAAATCAAGCGAGAACGGGGGAGCAAGCTTCCGCCTGCTAACTCCAGAAAATTCTGTGCTTCTTTTGATTGATCACCAGCCGCAAATGGCTTTTGCAACCCGCTCCATCGACGGTCAAACGCTAGTGAACAATGTGACCGGACTTGCAAAATCCGCAAAGCTTTTCAATGTACCCACCATATTGACAACGATTGCAGCAGAGAGCTTTAGCGGGCCGCTTTTTGCGCCCCTGCAAGCGGTTTTCCCGAATATCAAGCCCATTGACAGAACCACCATGAACGCATGGGAGGACAAAAGGGTGGTCGATGCTGTTGCAAGGACCGGCCGTAAGAAGCTTGTCATGGCCGCTCTGTGGACGGAAGTTTGTCTGGCAACGGCGGCCCTGTCGGCCAAGGATGACGATCTGGAAGTTTACATCGTGATCGATGCTTCAGGTGGAGTTACAACCGAGGCTCATGAGGCCGCTGTCAAACGGATGATCCAGGCTGGGATTGTCCCGCTGACATGGCTCCAGGTGCTTCTCGAATGGCAGCGCGATTGGGCTCGAACGAAAACCTACGATGCCGTGCTGGCAGTCGCAAGGGAACACGGTGGGGCCTATGGCGTGGGGATTGACTACGCGAAAGCCATGCTGGGCGAGCATGCCGGCGAGGCGAAGAAAGCCGCATGA